One window from the genome of Toxotes jaculatrix isolate fToxJac2 chromosome 17, fToxJac2.pri, whole genome shotgun sequence encodes:
- the palm1b gene encoding paralemmin 1b isoform X2 — protein sequence MAEVSQEERLQAIAEKRKKQTEIENKRRQLDDDRRQLQHLKSKALRERWLLDGAPAEEETQKRLQEDEVKTKLLEQVILRLEQEIEELETGVPANKGVAKENGGENGVVQTSGQTPKREVTGIEAKLLGPSPDQASADNPVTLVFMGYKTVEEEQETRTALGMEGVDGNVKAEFVVIEDGEGKAGGEAATEEQAPPNGSMAEKEKANGGGEEAEKEKEKKQTCKCCTVM from the exons ATGGCTGAGGTGTCACAAGAGGAGAGACTCCAGGCCATCGCT gagaaaaggaagaagcagacagagattGAAAACAAGAGGAGGCAGCTGGATGATGACCGACGGCAACTCCAACATCTCAAG TCGAAGGCACTGAGGGAGCGCTGGTTGTTAGATGGAGCTCCAGCGGAGGAGGAGACTCAGAAGCGTCTGCAGGAGGACGAGGTGAAGACCAAACTTCTGGAGCAGGTCATCCTCAG GCTGGAGCAAGAGATTGAAGAACTGGAGACAGGCGTACCAGCCAATAAGGGTGTGGCCAAAGAAAATGGAG GTGAAAATGGAGTAGTGCAGACCTCTGGTCAGACCCCCAAGAGAGAGGTGACAGGGATTGAAGCCAAGCTGCTGGGTCCCAGTCCTGACCAAGCTAGCGCAGACAACCCCGTCACCCTGGTGTTCATGGGCTACAAAACCGttgaagaggagcaggagaccCGCACAGCCCTGGGAATGGAAGGGGTAGACGGCAACGTTAAGGCTGAGTTTGTTGTGATTGAGGATGGGGAAGGGAAGGCGGGAGGAGAGGCGGCCACAGAAGAGCAGGCTCCACCCAACGGTAGCatggcagagaaagaaaaggccaACGGAGGtggggaggaggcagagaaggaaaaggagaagaaacagaCCTGCAAATGCTGCACGGTcatgtga
- the palm1b gene encoding paralemmin 1b isoform X1: MPTSCSSWRGKQRMAEVSQEERLQAIAEKRKKQTEIENKRRQLDDDRRQLQHLKSKALRERWLLDGAPAEEETQKRLQEDEVKTKLLEQVILRLEQEIEELETGVPANKGVAKENGGENGVVQTSGQTPKREVTGIEAKLLGPSPDQASADNPVTLVFMGYKTVEEEQETRTALGMEGVDGNVKAEFVVIEDGEGKAGGEAATEEQAPPNGSMAEKEKANGGGEEAEKEKEKKQTCKCCTVM; this comes from the exons ATGCCCACTTCATGCAGCAGTTGGCGAGGCAAGCAGAG gATGGCTGAGGTGTCACAAGAGGAGAGACTCCAGGCCATCGCT gagaaaaggaagaagcagacagagattGAAAACAAGAGGAGGCAGCTGGATGATGACCGACGGCAACTCCAACATCTCAAG TCGAAGGCACTGAGGGAGCGCTGGTTGTTAGATGGAGCTCCAGCGGAGGAGGAGACTCAGAAGCGTCTGCAGGAGGACGAGGTGAAGACCAAACTTCTGGAGCAGGTCATCCTCAG GCTGGAGCAAGAGATTGAAGAACTGGAGACAGGCGTACCAGCCAATAAGGGTGTGGCCAAAGAAAATGGAG GTGAAAATGGAGTAGTGCAGACCTCTGGTCAGACCCCCAAGAGAGAGGTGACAGGGATTGAAGCCAAGCTGCTGGGTCCCAGTCCTGACCAAGCTAGCGCAGACAACCCCGTCACCCTGGTGTTCATGGGCTACAAAACCGttgaagaggagcaggagaccCGCACAGCCCTGGGAATGGAAGGGGTAGACGGCAACGTTAAGGCTGAGTTTGTTGTGATTGAGGATGGGGAAGGGAAGGCGGGAGGAGAGGCGGCCACAGAAGAGCAGGCTCCACCCAACGGTAGCatggcagagaaagaaaaggccaACGGAGGtggggaggaggcagagaaggaaaaggagaagaaacagaCCTGCAAATGCTGCACGGTcatgtga